GGATCGCGGGCGGTCCGCCAGGCTCGGCCGACGCCGACGGCGACCGCTTCATCGAGATCTGGAACCTGGTCTTCATGCAGTACGAGCAGGTGACGCGCGAGCAGCGCGTCTCGCTGCCCAAGCCCAGCATCGACACCGGCATGGGGCTGGAGCGGCTCGCGGCCGTGCTGCAGGGCAAGCACAACAACTACGACATCGACATGATCCGCGCGCTGGTGCTGGCGTCGGCCCAGGCCACGGGCGTCGATCCCGACGGCGCCCAGGCGCCGTCGCACCGCGTCATCGCCGACCATCTGCGCGCCAGCTCGTTCCTGATCGCGGACGGCGTGCTGCCGTCGAACGAGGGCCGCGGCTACGTGCTGCGCCGGATCATGCGCCGCGCCATGCGCCACGCCCACATGCTGGGCGCGCGCGATCCGGTGGTGTGGAAGCTCGTGCCGGAGCTGGTCCGCCAGATGGGCGACGCGTTCCCCGAGCTGGTCCGCGCCCAGGCGTTGATCGCCGAGACGCTGCGGCTCGAGGAGACGCGCTTCAAGGCGACGCTGGGCACCGGCCTGCGCCTGCTCGACGAGGAGACGGCGGGACTGGCGGCCGGCGGCAGCCTGCGCGGCGACGTCGCGTTCAAACTCTACGACACGTTCGGCTTCCCGCTGGATCTCACGCAGGACGTGCTGCGCGGCCGCGGCATCGGCGTCGACCTCGCCGGCTTCGACGCCGCGATGGCCGAGCAGAAGGCCAAGGCGCGGGCCGCCTGGGCGGGCTCGGGCGACGCCGCCGACGAGGCGGTGTGGTTCGACCTGCGCGAGCGCCACGGCGCCACCGAGTTCCTCGGCTACGACACCGAGGCGGCCGAGGGCAAGATCGTGGCCATCGTCGCGGGCGGCAAGGAGGTATCCGCGCTCAAAGCCGGCGAGCGGGGCCAGATCCTGGTCAACCAGACGCCGTTCTACGCCGAGTCCGGCGGCCAGATGGGCGACACCGGCCGCATCGCGGCGGGGGCGTCCGCCTTCGCCGTGTCGGACACCGCCAAGAAGCTCGGCGACCTGCACGTCCATGGCGGGACCGTCGAGAGCGGCGAGCTGAAGGTCGGGGACGACGTGGCGCTGTCGGTCGACGGCGCCCGCCGCTCGCAGCTGCGCGCGCACCACTCCGCCACGCATCTGCTGCACGAGGCGCTGCGCCGCCGGCTGGGCGACCATGTCGGCCAGAAGGGCTCGCTGGTCGCGCCCGACCGCCTGCGCTTCGACATCTCGCATCCCAAGGCGCTGTCGGCCGAGGAGCTGCGCGACGTCGAGGCCGAGGTCAACGTCCGGGTGCGCGTGAACTCGCCGGTCGAGACGCGGCTGATGACGCCCGACGACGCGATCGCCGCCGGCGCCATGGCGCTGTTCGGCGAGAAGTACGGCGAGGAGGTCCG
The genomic region above belongs to Rhodospirillales bacterium and contains:
- the alaS gene encoding alanine--tRNA ligase, which produces MASASDIRRTFLEYFRRNGHEVVASSPLVPRNDPTLMFTNAGMVQFKNVFTGLERRPYSTAATSQKCVRAGGKHNDLENVGYTARHHTFFEMLGNFSFGDYFKERAIELAWNLITKEYGLPPERLLVTVYHTDDEAAGHWKRIAGLPDSRIIRIDTSDNFWAMGDTGPCGPCSEIFFDHGDRIAGGPPGSADADGDRFIEIWNLVFMQYEQVTREQRVSLPKPSIDTGMGLERLAAVLQGKHNNYDIDMIRALVLASAQATGVDPDGAQAPSHRVIADHLRASSFLIADGVLPSNEGRGYVLRRIMRRAMRHAHMLGARDPVVWKLVPELVRQMGDAFPELVRAQALIAETLRLEETRFKATLGTGLRLLDEETAGLAAGGSLRGDVAFKLYDTFGFPLDLTQDVLRGRGIGVDLAGFDAAMAEQKAKARAAWAGSGDAADEAVWFDLRERHGATEFLGYDTEAAEGKIVAIVAGGKEVSALKAGERGQILVNQTPFYAESGGQMGDTGRIAAGASAFAVSDTAKKLGDLHVHGGTVESGELKVGDDVALSVDGARRSQLRAHHSATHLLHEALRRRLGDHVGQKGSLVAPDRLRFDISHPKALSAEELRDVEAEVNVRVRVNSPVETRLMTPDDAIAAGAMALFGEKYGEEVRVLSMGGADDERYSVELCGGTHARRTGDIGFFKIVGESAVAAGVRRIEAMAGAAAEAYVRERDAALSAAAGSLRVRPEELAERVAALVDGQRKLDRELGEARRALALAGGGGGAGAAGGAAPKDVGGVKLIARRLDGVPGKDLKAMADEFKKQVGSGVVALVGVEDGKASAVIGVTDDLSAKYSAVDLVRAAVTALGGKGGGGRPDMAQGGGPDASRADAALAAVESAIAATGG